From the genome of Treponema peruense:
CACAACTTGCTGCTTTGGGAAAATCTGGCCGCGTGGAATTCTGTGCAATAAAAGATGATGAAGCGCTGGATGCCGTAAGCTTCTTTGCAAAAAACGAAGGAATTTTATTTGCACTTGAAAGTGCACACGCAGGAGCCGCCGCAATGAAAATTGCAAAAGAAATGCCAGCTGACCAGGCTGTTATAATCAACATGAGCGGACGCGGAGACAAAGATGTATTTATCACAAGTCCTGTATTCCGCCGTGAAGAATGGATTAATTTCCTTCATGCAGAAATTGAACGGCTTGAAGAAAACAAAGACATTCACAACGCAAAAATCATGCAGACAAAATAGAGGAATAAAATGAATAAAATAAAATTGATGAGCCATCTTGTGGCAGGTTATCCGACAGACGAAATTGCATTTGAAGCGGCAAAAGCTCTTGTAAAAGGCGGTGCAGACATTCTTGAAATTCAGCTTCCGTTCAGTGACCCAAGTGCTGACGGTCCTGCAATCCAGACTGCATGTACAGAAGTTTTAAAACGCGGTTATAAAACTCATGACGGACTAGAATTTATTTCAAAGCTGCACAAAGAGTTTCCGGATACAACAATTTATTTAATGAGTTACGGTTCTTTAATTTACACACCCGGAATCGAAAACTTCTGTAAAAAAGCAGCAGCAGCCGGAGTAAAAGGAATGATTATTCCAGACCTTCCGTTTGACTGCGATGAAGGACTTACAAAAGCCTGTGAAGAAAACGGAATGGAAAATATTCCGGTTGCGGCACCAAG
Proteins encoded in this window:
- the trpA gene encoding tryptophan synthase subunit alpha yields the protein MNKIKLMSHLVAGYPTDEIAFEAAKALVKGGADILEIQLPFSDPSADGPAIQTACTEVLKRGYKTHDGLEFISKLHKEFPDTTIYLMSYGSLIYTPGIENFCKKAAAAGVKGMIIPDLPFDCDEGLTKACEENGMENIPVAAPSMSDSRLEKLANFGFKHIYAALRAGITGTETTIDSATIEFLKKVSAGSAKIYGGFGISSGTQAKVVAPYVEAIVAGSVFVRIITANKNSPKELAQKVQEKAEELTQT